Proteins co-encoded in one Klebsiella michiganensis genomic window:
- a CDS encoding aminotransferase (broad specificity; family IV; in Corynebacterium glutamicum this protein can use glutamate, 2-aminobutyrate, and aspartate as amino donors and pyruvate as the acceptor) gives MSPIEKSSKLDNVCYDIRGPVLKEAKRLEEEGNKVLKLNIGNPAPFGFEAPDEILVDVIRNLPTAQGYCDSKGLFSARKAIMQHYQARGMRDVTTEDIYIGNGVSELIVQSMQALLNSGDEMLVPAPDYPLWTAAVSLSSGKAVHYLCDESSDWFPDLDDIRAKITPRTRGIVIINPNNPTGAVYSKELLLEIVEIARQHNLIIFADEIYDKILYDDAEHHSIAALAPDLLTITFNGLSKTYRVAGFRQGWMVLNGPKKHAKGYIEGLEMLASMRLCANVPAQHAIQTALGGYQSISEFIVPGGRLYEQRNRAWELINEIPGVSCVKPRGALYMFPKIDAKRFNIHDDQKMVLDFLLQEKVLLVQGTAFNWPWPDHVRIVTLPRIDDLEMSIAKLGRFLGHYHQ, from the coding sequence ATGTCCCCCATCGAAAAATCCAGCAAACTTGATAATGTCTGTTATGACATCCGTGGCCCGGTACTCAAAGAGGCAAAACGCCTCGAAGAAGAAGGCAACAAAGTGCTTAAACTCAACATCGGTAACCCCGCGCCGTTCGGTTTCGAAGCGCCGGATGAGATCCTTGTTGATGTGATCCGTAATCTTCCGACAGCCCAGGGATATTGCGATTCTAAAGGGCTGTTTTCTGCCCGTAAGGCCATCATGCAGCACTATCAGGCTCGTGGGATGCGGGATGTCACTACGGAAGATATCTACATCGGTAACGGCGTTTCCGAGCTGATTGTCCAGTCAATGCAGGCGCTGCTTAACAGCGGGGATGAAATGCTGGTTCCCGCGCCGGACTACCCGCTTTGGACAGCCGCGGTTTCCTTGTCGAGCGGTAAAGCGGTGCATTATCTGTGTGACGAGAGCTCAGACTGGTTCCCGGATCTGGACGATATCCGCGCTAAAATCACTCCGCGCACTCGCGGCATTGTGATTATCAATCCGAACAACCCTACCGGCGCCGTTTATTCCAAAGAACTGCTGTTAGAGATTGTAGAAATTGCGCGTCAGCATAACCTGATAATCTTTGCCGATGAGATCTACGACAAAATTCTCTATGACGACGCCGAACATCACTCGATCGCTGCCCTGGCGCCGGATCTGCTCACCATTACCTTTAACGGTCTGTCAAAAACCTACCGCGTGGCCGGTTTCCGTCAGGGTTGGATGGTACTTAACGGGCCGAAGAAACATGCGAAAGGCTATATAGAAGGTCTGGAGATGTTGGCCTCAATGCGCCTGTGCGCCAACGTCCCTGCTCAACATGCTATTCAGACCGCTCTTGGGGGCTACCAAAGCATCAGCGAATTTATTGTGCCGGGCGGCCGCCTGTACGAGCAGCGTAACCGTGCCTGGGAATTGATTAACGAAATTCCTGGTGTTTCCTGCGTTAAACCTCGCGGGGCGCTGTATATGTTCCCGAAAATTGACGCAAAACGCTTCAACATCCATGACGACCAGAAAATGGTGCTGGACTTCCTGCTGCAGGAAAAAGTGCTTCTGGTTCAGGGGACGGCATTTAACTGGCCGTGGCCGGATCACGTCCGTATTGTTACGCTGCCGCGCATTGATGACCTGGAAATGTCGATAGCCAAACTGGGTCGTTTCCTCGGCCACTATCATCAGTAA
- a CDS encoding NADH:ubiquinone oxidoreductase subunit A: MSMSTSTEVIAHHWAFAVFLIVAIGLCCLMLVGGWFLGGRAKARHKNTPFESGIDSVGTARLRLSAKFYLVAMFFVIFDVEALYLYAWSTSIRESGWIGFVEAAIFILVLLAGLVYLVRIGALDWTPARSRREKINPETDSLTNRHTQ; encoded by the coding sequence ATGAGTATGTCAACATCCACTGAAGTTATCGCTCATCACTGGGCGTTCGCTGTCTTTCTTATTGTCGCCATTGGCCTGTGCTGTTTGATGCTTGTCGGGGGCTGGTTCCTTGGCGGAAGAGCTAAGGCACGGCACAAAAACACCCCATTCGAGTCGGGCATCGACTCCGTTGGTACGGCGCGTCTACGTCTCTCCGCCAAGTTTTACCTGGTCGCCATGTTCTTCGTTATCTTTGACGTGGAAGCCTTGTATCTCTACGCGTGGTCAACTTCTATCCGTGAAAGCGGCTGGATTGGCTTCGTCGAGGCCGCAATTTTCATTTTAGTGCTACTGGCTGGTCTGGTTTATCTGGTGCGTATTGGCGCTCTGGATTGGACTCCTGCGCGTTCGCGTCGTGAGAAAATCAACCCGGAAACAGACAGTCTCACTAACCGTCATACGCAGTAA
- a CDS encoding 5'-nucleotidase, with protein MSQSHFFAHLSRLKLINRWPLMRNVRTENVSEHSLQVAMVAHALAAIKNRKFNGSVNAERIALLAMYHDASEVLTGDLPTPVKYFNSQIAHEYKAIEKIAQQKLIEMVPEELRDIWAPLIDEHSYSEEEKALVKQADALCAYLKCLEELSAGNNEFSLAKSRLEKTLADRHSPEMDYFMQVFVPSFQLSLDEISQDSPL; from the coding sequence ATGAGTCAGAGTCATTTCTTCGCCCATCTCTCCCGCCTGAAACTGATCAACCGCTGGCCGCTGATGCGCAATGTCCGCACCGAGAACGTGTCTGAACACAGTTTGCAGGTCGCCATGGTTGCCCACGCGCTCGCCGCCATCAAAAATCGCAAGTTTAACGGCAGCGTGAATGCCGAGCGTATCGCGCTACTGGCGATGTATCACGACGCCAGCGAAGTGCTGACCGGGGATTTACCCACGCCGGTAAAATACTTCAATTCGCAAATCGCGCATGAATACAAAGCCATTGAAAAGATTGCGCAGCAGAAGCTGATCGAAATGGTGCCGGAAGAACTTCGCGATATCTGGGCTCCACTGATTGACGAGCACAGCTACAGTGAAGAAGAAAAAGCGCTGGTGAAACAGGCAGATGCGCTGTGCGCTTACCTGAAATGCCTGGAGGAGCTTTCCGCCGGGAATAATGAGTTTTCGCTGGCTAAAAGTCGCCTGGAAAAAACGCTGGCCGACCGGCACAGCCCGGAGATGGATTATTTTATGCAGGTCTTCGTACCGAGCTTCCAGCTTTCGCTGGATGAAATCAGCCAGGATTCGCCGCTTTAA
- a CDS encoding transcriptional regulator (involved in the regulation of genes involved in flagella synthesis, motility and chemotaxis): MINANRPILNLDLDLLRTFVAVADLNTFAAAAAAVCRTQSAVSQQMQRLEQLVGKELFARHGRNKLLTEHGIQLLGYARKILRFNDEACSSLMFNNLQGSLTLGASDETADTILPFLLNRISSVYPKLALDVRVKRNPFMIEMLNQHEVDLVVTTSNPSNFDAIVLRTSPTLWYCAADYVFQSGEALPLVMLDDPSPYRDMMLEHLDASQTPWRISYVASTLAAVRAAVKAGLGVTARPVEMMSPELRVLGASEGLPVLPETQYLLCKNPESGNELAQAIFSALATPENPYRYNTAGTEGDDTLLVEGDFE; the protein is encoded by the coding sequence ATGATTAACGCAAATCGTCCGATACTGAACCTCGACCTCGATCTGCTGAGGACATTCGTTGCGGTCGCCGATCTCAATACTTTTGCTGCCGCCGCCGCTGCAGTATGCCGCACTCAATCCGCTGTTAGCCAACAGATGCAGCGCCTTGAGCAATTAGTCGGGAAAGAACTTTTTGCCCGACATGGCCGTAATAAACTGCTCACCGAGCACGGCATTCAGCTGCTGGGTTATGCGCGTAAAATCCTTCGCTTCAATGATGAAGCGTGCTCTTCCCTGATGTTTAACAATCTGCAAGGGTCGCTTACTCTTGGCGCCTCTGATGAAACGGCGGACACCATCTTGCCGTTCCTGTTAAATCGCATCAGTTCGGTTTACCCCAAGCTGGCGCTGGACGTCAGGGTCAAACGCAATCCGTTCATGATCGAAATGCTCAATCAGCATGAGGTCGATCTGGTGGTGACGACATCAAACCCCTCTAACTTTGATGCCATTGTCCTGCGCACCTCGCCCACCTTGTGGTACTGCGCCGCTGATTATGTGTTCCAGAGTGGAGAAGCGTTGCCGCTGGTGATGCTGGACGACCCAAGTCCGTACCGCGATATGATGCTAGAACATCTTGATGCCAGCCAGACGCCATGGCGTATTTCTTATGTCGCCTCCACGCTTGCCGCCGTGCGGGCAGCGGTCAAAGCAGGGTTGGGCGTGACTGCCAGACCGGTTGAAATGATGAGCCCGGAGCTTCGTGTCCTGGGAGCTTCCGAAGGGCTGCCGGTGTTACCTGAAACCCAATATCTGCTGTGTAAAAACCCTGAAAGCGGTAATGAGCTGGCACAGGCGATATTCAGCGCACTGGCGACGCCGGAGAATCCTTACCGCTACAACACGGCGGGAACCGAAGGGGACGACACGCTGCTGGTCGAAGGGGATTTTGAGTAG